GCTTACACTATCCAAAACGTTCCCTGACGGCGCTGCCATACTTCATTAAAATTTCAGGGAATAGGAGCCATTGTTCCTGCAAAATTTCGCGTGCCCTTTAGGGCATGCCTCGTTTGGCGCAAAAAACATTCGCTATAGATCATTCCGTCAGTTTGAAAACACGTCCTAGAATAAACAAGTGAGGTAGAAACATATGAAGATAGGCTTTTTTGATTCTGGTATAGGTGGTATGACCGTGCTGTATCATGCTTTGCGCTTACTGCCCAAGGAAGATTACATATATTACGCTGACACAAAGCATGTGCCATATGGCGAAAAGTCCAAGGCAGACGTAAGAAAATATATATTTGAAGCAGTGGACTTTTTAGTGCGGCAAGGCATCAAGGCTCTGGTTATCGCCTGTAATACAGCTACCAGCGTCGCCGCCCGGGAATTGCGTGAAAAGTACGATTTCCCCATTATCGGTATCGAGCCGGCCGTTAAGCCCGCTATCTTGAAAAGTCAGGAAAGGGGCCGCCGGGTCCTGGTTTTTACGACCAGCCTTACTCTGCGGGAGGAAAAATTCAATAACCTGGTTGCCAGGCTCGACGAAGACCATATTGTCGACGGGCTGGCTCTGCCCGGTCTGGTGGAATTTGCCGAACGGTTTGAATTTAGCGAAGCTGTAGTGCGCCCCTACCTTACGGCGAGATTAGCCCCTTACAAACTGGCTGAGTATGGCACCGTCGTTCTGGGCTGTACCCATTTCCCCTTCTATAAAGACACCATGCAAACGATCTTTACCCCCGAAGTGGATATCATTGACGGTGGCAAGGGTACAGCCGAAAACCTCGCCCGGACCTTGCAGAAAACCAGTCAGCTCCAGCAAGGCACCGGCTCTGTTGAGTATTACATGTCAGGGAGCAAAGTTCAGGACCCCCAACTCTTGCAGCAATATGCCCGCTTACTGGAAAGACTGCATATTCTCGATAACCTGCAGGCTCCTATTTCTCATAAATAAAACTTTCATTACACCTCTTCTTAACCCGCTGTCACTTCGGAAGCGTCAGGACCGTCCCCTTAGCTTAGAAAAATGCCGCCATGGCATTTTTTCTTTTTTTGCAGCACATAGCTTATATTTGTGTTAAAATAACTAATGGTTTGACTGCTTGGAAAGCGTAAAAGAATGCGTGGGAAAAAGTCTGTGAGGTCATTATGCTTTCAGACAGACCGGATATATTACAGGTATGAAAAGAGGAAGAAGCATTGATAACCGCTTGGACTATATTTGAAATTATGGGCATCGTGGCTTTTGCCGTTTCCGGTGCCTTAACGGGAATACAAAAAAGGCTGGATGTCTTCGGCGTACTGGTGCTGGCCATAACAACCGCCATCGGCGGCGGGATACTGCGGGACGTTGTTATCGGCAATACGCCGCCGTTAACTTTCCGGGACCCTACCTTTTTTATTATCAGCTCGCTGGTTACCTTGGTTGTATTTTTTACCTACCGCTGGCTGGAGCAATATAAAAATACCATTCAGGTATTTGATGCCATCGGTTTGGGAGCGTTTACCGCCACCAGCGCCAAACTGGCGCTGCAGCACAATCTGGACTCTTTATTTATTGTTACTACCATCTCGGTTATTACCGGCATCGGCGGCAGCGTCATCCGTGATGTGATTGTGAAGGAAATTCCCTATGTATTCCGTCAGGAAGTATATGCGATCACCACCATCATGGGGGCCATGACCTTTTATTACTCCCAGATGTATCTTGACGGCCCGTTGCCACTATATCTCAGCTTTCTGATTACGACCGGGCTTCGCCTGTGTTGCATCAAATACGGCTGGAATTTCCCGGTCCTCGGCGCTGCGGAAAAGACAATCCCAATTGAGCAAGAACCGGAACACGAATAAAAAACTACCGGGAGCTATTGTCCGCGCTTCCGGTAGTTTTTTATTTGCGGCTTCTTCACCTCCGTATTGGTTCTTTAGCATATATCAGGCTTTAGCGCCTACGATCCGGGCATCGGCAACAGCCAGGCCCTCCGGGAAAACAAACACCGGATTTAAATCGGCCTCCCGGATATCTTCATAGTGGAACGGCAATTGGGAAAACGCTGCAATCGCATCGGCCAATGCATCCAGATCGGCTTTGGCCTGTCCGCGGACCCCCTGGAGAATCGGATAGGTACGAATACTTGCTATCATTTCCCTTGCTTCTTCCCTGCTAACAGGAGCTACCCGCAAAGCGATGTCCTGCAACACTTCCGTATAAATTCCCCCTAAGCCAAAGGCAAGCACCGGCCCGAACTGAAGATCACGGGTCAACCCTAAAATCACTTCCCGGCCACCCTTTAACATAGGATAGATGATGACGCCGCAAAAATCACAGCCGGCCGTGGCTGTCTGTATCGTCTGAAAAGCCTGGGCGGCCTTATCGTCACTGTCGATATTCAGCACCACGCCGCCACAGTCCGATTTATGCAGAATATCCGGCGAGACCACCTTCATAACCACTGGATATCCTAAAGTGTGACAGCCGTCAAGTGCTTCTTCTCTGGTCTTGGCAAAATAATACTCCGGTATAGGGATGCCATTCTTTTGCAATAAAGCCATGGCTTCCGGCTCCAGCAAAGACGGTTTACCTGCCAGGCACCGCTCATCGCCAGCAACCGCCGGTACTGTCAGTTGCCTGGTTTTATAGGCTTCATACTCCGCCATATAGGCCAGAACCCGCACAGCCCGCTCGCCGGAGGGAAAAACAGGCAGTCTGTGATTCCGCAGGAAATGCAGGCTTTCACTTAAGTCGGAGCCAACCTGAAGCACCGAAACAACCGGCTTGCGGCTGCCGGCCGCCGCTATCGCGACACCCTCGGCAACCGGCATGGCCCTCAGGTAGGGAGTGCCAATATACAGTACCAGTGCTGCATCATATTCTTTGAGCGCCTGCTCCAGGCTTTTTTGATATTCTTCCCCGGTACCCTCCACCGTGAGATCAATCGGGTTTCTCACACCGGCATGAACAGGTAAAAACGCCTGCAGTGCGGCCTTTAAATCCGGACTGGGATCAGCCACCACCAACCCCGCTTGATCAGCCTTATCGGCCGACATAACACCGGGACCGCCGGAATTTGTCAAAATCATTACCTTCTTCCCCGACAACGGCGGCAGGTAGGAAAAGCCATTGCACAAATCCAGCATTTCCTCAAGGCTTTCCACCCGAATCGCCCCGGCCTGCTTTAAGGCAGCATC
Above is a genomic segment from Propionispora vibrioides containing:
- the murI gene encoding glutamate racemase — protein: MKIGFFDSGIGGMTVLYHALRLLPKEDYIYYADTKHVPYGEKSKADVRKYIFEAVDFLVRQGIKALVIACNTATSVAARELREKYDFPIIGIEPAVKPAILKSQERGRRVLVFTTSLTLREEKFNNLVARLDEDHIVDGLALPGLVEFAERFEFSEAVVRPYLTARLAPYKLAEYGTVVLGCTHFPFYKDTMQTIFTPEVDIIDGGKGTAENLARTLQKTSQLQQGTGSVEYYMSGSKVQDPQLLQQYARLLERLHILDNLQAPISHK
- a CDS encoding trimeric intracellular cation channel family protein, whose translation is MITAWTIFEIMGIVAFAVSGALTGIQKRLDVFGVLVLAITTAIGGGILRDVVIGNTPPLTFRDPTFFIISSLVTLVVFFTYRWLEQYKNTIQVFDAIGLGAFTATSAKLALQHNLDSLFIVTTISVITGIGGSVIRDVIVKEIPYVFRQEVYAITTIMGAMTFYYSQMYLDGPLPLYLSFLITTGLRLCCIKYGWNFPVLGAAEKTIPIEQEPEHE
- a CDS encoding acetate--CoA ligase family protein, encoding MEYQALFSPRGVAVVGSASPGKLANVLIHRLIEGGCENIYAVNPKGAGVGPVPGVSSFAPLKNLVDLAVIAAPAATVKNVLTDCGKAGVKAAVIITSGFSEIGNAAAEEEVLAVARQYGIRFIGPNCAGLVSTQSKLVATLETSPPQGNIALISQSGAVGGVFMALAKEQGLGISKFVSFGNGPDLSVIELLQYLKEDKETNVIALYLETVTQGREFMRVVRDVTLKKPVIVVKSGRTDTGQRAALSHTGSMAGSDKVFDAALKQAGAIRVESLEEMLDLCNGFSYLPPLSGKKVMILTNSGGPGVMSADKADQAGLVVADPSPDLKAALQAFLPVHAGVRNPIDLTVEGTGEEYQKSLEQALKEYDAALVLYIGTPYLRAMPVAEGVAIAAAGSRKPVVSVLQVGSDLSESLHFLRNHRLPVFPSGERAVRVLAYMAEYEAYKTRQLTVPAVAGDERCLAGKPSLLEPEAMALLQKNGIPIPEYYFAKTREEALDGCHTLGYPVVMKVVSPDILHKSDCGGVVLNIDSDDKAAQAFQTIQTATAGCDFCGVIIYPMLKGGREVILGLTRDLQFGPVLAFGLGGIYTEVLQDIALRVAPVSREEAREMIASIRTYPILQGVRGQAKADLDALADAIAAFSQLPFHYEDIREADLNPVFVFPEGLAVADARIVGAKA